A stretch of the Papaver somniferum cultivar HN1 chromosome 6, ASM357369v1, whole genome shotgun sequence genome encodes the following:
- the LOC113285641 gene encoding uncharacterized protein LOC113285641: MCCCDGDCRPLGFLLGLPFAFLALLISIVGIIVWIVGLTLSCICPCCLCVTIIVELALELIKAPIHVMEWFTSQIPC, from the exons ATGTGCTGTTGTGATGGGGATTGCAGGCCTCTCGGGTTTCTACTAGGTCTTCCCTTTGCATTTCTAGCCCTTCTCATCTCTATCGTTGGAATCATTGTCTGGATTGTTGG ATTGACTTTAAGTTGCATATGCCCATGTTGTTTGTGTGTGACGATCATAGTTGAGTTGGCTTTGGAATTGATCAAAGCTCCTATTCATGTTATGGAGTGGTTTACTTCTCAGATCCCTTGTTGA